In the genome of Pusillimonas sp. T7-7, the window ATAAATCATGCCACCCTTGGTGGATGTGACCATGCCAACAACCCCCAGCATATCTTCGCGGCCGCTAACCACCTTGCGCTTATGTACACGCGCGGCCAGGACACCGATAGCCATGATCAGGCCGGCACTCACCACAGCCAGCCCGATAAGGAAAGGGATGGACAAGTCAAAACCGGGGATGCCTGTGTCGGTCAGGAATAGCCCGCCCAACACAAATGCAATAATGCCACCCACCCCCAGCACCCCGAAGCTGGGCAAAAAGGCTTCGCCTATCATCATGGCCGAACCGACCGCAATCAAGCCGACACCGGCCCAATTGACCGGCAGCAATTGAAAGGCGTACATGCTGAGCAGCAAACAGATCAAACCGGCCACACCAGGCAGCGCCGCGCCAGGGCTCATGAGCTCGAAAAACAAACCATAAATGCCCACCATCATCAGTATCAGGGCTACCTGCGGATTGGCCAGCAAAGACAATATCTGTGTGCGCCAGCCGGGCTCTATGCGTTCTATGTCAGCCTGGGCCGTGCGCAGACTGACAGCGGCTCCGTTACCGAGCTTGACCGTACGGCCATCGATCTGGTCGAGCAACTGCGCCATATTGCCGGCAACGACATCGACCACACCCGCCTTCAAGGCTTCTTGGGCCGACATGCTGCGCGCCTCGAGTACCGCCTGCTCGGCAAAGTCCGCATTGCGGCCACGCAACTGGGCCAGGCTGCGAATATAGGCGGCCGCATCATTGGTAGCCTTGCTGCTCAGGGTGTCGGCATTGCTTTTCTGTTTATTGCCTTCATTCTTGCCCTTGTCATCGTCCTGAGTTTCGGTACCGGCGCCGGGCATGCCTATGGATACCGGCGAGGCGGCCCCCAGATTGCTGGCCGGCGTCATGGCGGCAATATGGCTGGCGTATAAAATGAAAGTGCCCGCACTGGCGGCGCGCGCACCGCTCGGGCTGACAAAACTGGCCACGGGTATGGGCGAGGCCAGAATCTGGCGAATGATGGCGCGCATGGAGGAGTCGAGACCGCCGGGCGTATCGAGTTCGATGACGGCCAATGTAGAACCGTTTTCAACAGCCTGCTGCAAACCGCGCGTAATGAAATCAGAGGTAGCCGGGCTGATGATGCCGTCGACCTGCAAAACGGTGACCTTGGGTGCTTGCGCATTGGCCTTTACCGCAGACTGGGCCAAGGAAGCCAGCAAACCCAGCAACAAAATGCACGTGAACAACCCTGCTCGTGTTCTGTTCATGTTGGCCTCCTGCTGTCTGTTGCACCTGTGCAAGCCTTGCACCAAGGATACATGCCCGCTTCAAGACATGATCTCAGTATAGACGGTTTAACTCGGCTGCCAAGATCAAGGCATGATTGTGATCAGGGTCTTTGGCGCCGTACACCAGGGTGATCTTCTGGCCGCCCGCCGCTTTGATCAGAGTCCGCATGCGATCTTTTTGTTCCGGCGTACGCAGCTCGGACTCGTAGCTGTCACGAAAATGCGCCCAGTTTTCAGCCTTGTGGCCAAACCATTTTCGCAAGGCGGGGCTGGGGGCCAGATCTTTGCTCCACTCATCGTAGGGCAAATCTTCTTTGCTGACGCCACGCGGCCACAGGCGATCGATCAGGACCCGGTAGCCGTCGGCATCGTCCGCCTGTTCGTATGCCCGCTTGATATGTACGTGCTGGGCCATATTTTTTAGCCTGTATGCGTCATGTCTATGGGCTTGATCCAGTTATCGTATTGCTCGGCGCTGACGTAGCCCAGCGCCAGCGCCGCCTCACGCAAGGTCGTGTTTTCTTTCTGGGCTTTTTTCGCAATGGCTGCCGCCTTGTCGTAGCCTATATGCCGG includes:
- a CDS encoding DUF488 domain-containing protein, which codes for MAQHVHIKRAYEQADDADGYRVLIDRLWPRGVSKEDLPYDEWSKDLAPSPALRKWFGHKAENWAHFRDSYESELRTPEQKDRMRTLIKAAGGQKITLVYGAKDPDHNHALILAAELNRLY
- a CDS encoding nodulation protein NfeD — encoded protein: MNRTRAGLFTCILLLGLLASLAQSAVKANAQAPKVTVLQVDGIISPATSDFITRGLQQAVENGSTLAVIELDTPGGLDSSMRAIIRQILASPIPVASFVSPSGARAASAGTFILYASHIAAMTPASNLGAASPVSIGMPGAGTETQDDDKGKNEGNKQKSNADTLSSKATNDAAAYIRSLAQLRGRNADFAEQAVLEARSMSAQEALKAGVVDVVAGNMAQLLDQIDGRTVKLGNGAAVSLRTAQADIERIEPGWRTQILSLLANPQVALILMMVGIYGLFFELMSPGAALPGVAGLICLLLSMYAFQLLPVNWAGVGLIAVGSAMMIGEAFLPSFGVLGVGGIIAFVLGGLFLTDTGIPGFDLSIPFLIGLAVVSAGLIMAIGVLAARVHKRKVVSGREDMLGVVGMVTSTKGGMIYADVRGESWRVSCSETLSPGDKVKIVAMDGLVLQVVRTGQAVAGNLAV